The Proteiniborus sp. DW1 genome contains the following window.
GAGTTTTGGGCTTGTTATATTATAGTATCAAATCAATATTTCATATAAATTCTTAACAGACTCTAGAACTATGTCAGGACTTATTTCAGTATCTTCAAGGTCTTCTGCTTTTGTCTCACCACTTAAAACTAATATTGAAGTTATTCCGCTATTTTTTCCGGTCATTATATCTGTGTAAAGTCTATCTCCTACAATAGCTATATCTTTTGAGCTTAAGTTGGTCTTTTCATAAATTACATCAACAATTTCTTTGTTAGGCTTTCCTATTATTTTAGGAAAAATTCCCGTAGAAGCTTTAAACATCTCTATCATAGCCCCACAGTCAGGCATAAACTCACCATTTTCTAAAGGACAGTTATAATCTGGATGTGTAGCAATAAAAGGTACTCCCTTCCTTATAAAGCTACATGCCTCCCATATTTTCATATAATTTAGAGATGTATCAAACCCTAGAACTACATAATCAGGAAGCTCTTCTCTACCATTTGTCACATTAAAACCATAGTCTCTAAATTCCTTTAGTAACCCCTCTGTACCAAC
Protein-coding sequences here:
- a CDS encoding HAD-IIA family hydrolase → MELKNKKCFILDMDGTIYLGDKLIEGTKEFLELLEKQNKKYLFVTNNSSKSAKDYVDKLNRLGIYAKKENILTSGEATCIYLNRYNPGAKVYVVGTEGLLKEFRDYGFNVTNGREELPDYVVLGFDTSLNYMKIWEACSFIRKGVPFIATHPDYNCPLENGEFMPDCGAMIEMFKASTGIFPKIIGKPNKEIVDVIYEKTNLSSKDIAIVGDRLYTDIMTGKNSGITSILVLSGETKAEDLEDTEISPDIVLESVKNLYEILI